The following coding sequences lie in one Spinacia oleracea cultivar Varoflay chromosome 1, BTI_SOV_V1, whole genome shotgun sequence genomic window:
- the LOC130466106 gene encoding uncharacterized protein yields MVDGTDGNLSIGAKKDNIVGKRNYQPSYGDYGVGLPQAFSASNILKNLNLKDWDSQNGSQIATELCGFVTILSGTFLLNKTKDMGSTPTAPAVPVTELVRQYSSNCIHKSSKHSNLHGSPERNCRE; encoded by the exons ATGGTGGATGGGACGGACGGAAATCTGAGTATAG GTGCGAAAAAAGACAACATCGTTGGAAAAAGAAATTATCAACCCTCTTATGGAGATTACGGGGTTGGTCTGCCACAAGCCTTTTCAGCATCTAACATCTTGAAGAACTTAAATTTGAAG GATTGGGATTCACAGAATGGTTCACAAATAGCTACAGAATTGTGTGGATTTGTAACCATTTTGTCTGGGACGTTTCTGCTTAACAAAACAAAGGACATGGGAAGTACTCCAACAGCACCAGCAGTACCTGTAACTGAACTTGTTAGGCAATATAGCAGCAATTGCATTCATAAAAGTTCAAAGCATTCTAACCTCCATGGTAGCCCAGAACGCAATTGCAGAGAATAA
- the LOC110793348 gene encoding peroxidase 4 has translation MASFSCSMVIFIVSYLLVVSSNAQLTMNFYSSSCPNLHSTVKSVVQSAINRENRMGASLLRLFFHDCFVNGCDGSLLLDDTSNFTGEKMARPNNGSVRGFEVIDQIKSAVENACPGIVSCADILAITARDSVVTLGGPTWNVKLGRRDARTASQSDANNDIPQPTFSLSQLISSFRNQGLSTTDMVALSGAHTIGQARCTSFRSRIYNESNIDESFAKTRQANCPRASNSGDNNLAPLDLQTPTCFDNDYYKNIINQKGLLHSDQQLSTNALVQTYGGNLGRFYSDFATAMNNMGDIKPLTGSNGEIRKNCRMIN, from the exons ATGGCTTCTTTTTCTTGTTCAATGGTTATATTCATCGTGTCTTACCTTCTTGTGGTGAGCTCGAATGCTCAACTAACCATGAACTTCTACTCTAGCTCTTGCCCCAATCTCCATTCCACGGTGAAATCTGTCGTGCAATCTGCTATCAATAGAGAGAATAGGATGGGCGCTTCTCTCCTTCGTTTGTTCTTTCATGACTGCTTTGTTAAT GGATGTGATGGGTCACTTTTACTAGACGATACTTCTAATTTCACGGGTGAAAAGATGGCAAGGCCTAATAATGGCTCAGTTAGAGGATTCGAGGTGATCGACCAAATAAAGTCTGCTGTTGAGAATGCTTGTCCAGGCATTGTCTCATGTGCCGACATCTTGGCCATTACAGCTAGAGACTCTGTTGTCACT CTTGGAGGACCAACTTGGAATGTAAAGCTGGGCAGAAGAGATGCTAGGACAGCCAGCCAATCCGACGCAAACAACGACATTCCACAACCAACGTTTAGCCTTAGTCAATTGATCTCAAGTTTCCGAAATCAAGGCCTTTCCACCACTGATATGGTCGCTTTATCAG GTGCCCATACAATAGGACAAGCAAGGTGCACAAGTTTCAGGAGTCGCATATACAATGAAAGCAACATTGACGAGTCATTTGCGAAAACAAGGCAGGCAAATTGTCCAAGAGCAAGTAACTCAGGGGATAACAACTTAGCACCCTTGGACCTTCAAACCCCGACTTGCTTCGACAACGATTACTACAAGAACATCATCAATCAAAAGGGTCTTCTACACTCTGATCAACAATTATCCACCAATGCCCTCGTCCAAACTTACGGCGGCAACCTCGGTAGATTTTACTCCGATTTTGCCACCGCCATGAACAATATGGGAGATATTAAACCGCTCACTGGTTCAAACGGCGAGATAAGAAAGAATTGCAGAATGATTAACTAG